A genomic stretch from Cellulomonas sp. KRMCY2 includes:
- a CDS encoding LacI family DNA-binding transcriptional regulator produces the protein MAHTRPTLADVASAAQVSVSTASLAFSGAGPIAAGTRDRVRAAALALGYTGPNPLGRSLRSGRSGIVAVVIGDQLSRSFRDPVAIKVLDGLVGTLGTMGLGVLLVPGMPATNGTADLDPLLASAPMDVAVLVWGSRRADPVLAALQRRGVPVVIGEGPAVDGVPLVGIADRQGTADLARYLTGLGHRRIGVVTLPFGGPRRNGFVDAARMEQLDWTPTRHRLEGLADAGVDPTAVVEAKASLVEEGQAAGRLLLDVDEPPTAVVAQSDLLAAGVLIAARDLGLRVPQDVSIAGFDGLDLPWMAPDVLTTVSQPLEAKGEALGRAVAKLLAGQVPPPVRLDVELRIGTTTAPPRG, from the coding sequence ATGGCACACACGAGACCCACGCTGGCCGATGTCGCGAGCGCCGCGCAGGTATCGGTCTCGACCGCCTCGCTCGCGTTCTCGGGTGCCGGTCCGATCGCCGCCGGGACCCGGGACAGGGTCCGGGCCGCGGCACTCGCGCTCGGCTACACCGGCCCCAACCCGCTGGGTCGGTCGTTGCGCAGCGGCCGGTCCGGCATCGTCGCCGTGGTGATCGGGGACCAGCTCAGCCGGAGCTTCCGGGACCCGGTCGCGATCAAGGTGCTCGACGGTCTGGTCGGGACCCTCGGCACGATGGGCCTCGGCGTCCTGCTCGTCCCGGGCATGCCCGCCACGAACGGCACCGCCGACCTCGACCCGCTCCTCGCCAGCGCCCCGATGGACGTCGCCGTCCTGGTCTGGGGCTCCCGGCGCGCCGACCCCGTCCTCGCGGCCCTCCAGCGGCGCGGCGTGCCGGTCGTCATCGGCGAGGGCCCCGCGGTCGACGGTGTGCCGCTGGTCGGCATCGCCGACCGGCAGGGGACCGCAGACCTTGCGCGGTACCTGACCGGCCTCGGCCACCGGCGGATCGGCGTCGTGACCCTGCCCTTCGGCGGCCCGCGGCGCAACGGCTTCGTCGACGCGGCGCGGATGGAGCAGCTCGACTGGACGCCCACCCGGCACCGTCTCGAGGGTCTCGCCGACGCCGGCGTGGACCCGACGGCCGTGGTCGAGGCCAAGGCCTCGCTCGTCGAGGAGGGCCAGGCGGCCGGTCGGCTCCTGCTCGACGTCGACGAGCCGCCGACCGCCGTGGTCGCGCAGTCCGACCTGCTCGCCGCCGGCGTCCTGATCGCGGCGCGCGACCTCGGCCTGCGCGTCCCGCAGGACGTCTCGATCGCCGGCTTCGACGGCCTGGACCTGCCGTGGATGGCCCCGGACGTGCTGACGACAGTCAGCCAGCCGCTCGAGGCCAAGGGCGAGGCCCTGGGGCGCGCGGTCGCCAAGCTGCTCGCGGGCCAGGTCCCGCCGCCGGTGCGGCTCGACGTCGAGCTCCGGATCGGCACGACGACAGCGCCTCCGCGAGGCTGA
- a CDS encoding MaoC family dehydratase gives MNGTPGRPQLADLEVGQTVGTRNVTLERRDLVRYAGASGDLNPIHWNERFATEVGLPGVIAHGMLTMAAAVNLVVDWAGDPGAVVDYGVRFTRPVPVPDPGVATIEVTAVIGVVDVEARTVRVDLTVTVDGARVLGKAQALVRL, from the coding sequence GTGAACGGCACGCCCGGCCGCCCGCAGCTCGCCGACCTCGAGGTCGGACAGACCGTCGGCACCCGGAACGTCACGCTCGAGCGACGGGACCTGGTCCGCTACGCCGGTGCGAGCGGCGACCTCAACCCGATCCACTGGAACGAACGCTTCGCCACCGAGGTGGGCCTGCCGGGCGTCATCGCCCACGGGATGCTCACCATGGCGGCCGCGGTCAACCTCGTCGTGGACTGGGCGGGCGACCCGGGTGCGGTGGTCGACTACGGCGTCCGGTTCACCAGGCCGGTGCCGGTCCCGGACCCGGGCGTCGCGACGATCGAGGTCACCGCGGTGATCGGGGTGGTCGACGTCGAGGCCCGCACCGTGCGCGTCGATCTGACGGTGACCGTCGACGGGGCCCGCGTGCTGGGCAAGGCCCAGGCGCTCGTCCGGCTCTGA
- a CDS encoding MFS transporter, giving the protein MFEPRADRAAQHPTPRRPSRHPSDIDLAPEVRTARHQLLGLYLLLGLTVSSWLARLPSVRASLDLSTAELGTILLVGAVGSLSTVLIAGAFVARWGSRTTLLTAAVIFSAANVLLGLGPTVGSVGVLVLGVLLMSMSFALGNVPMNVETVVIERRMGRTVVPQFHAAFSVGAVLGSLVGALASWGHMPLLVHFGAVSLLTLVWRLLAVPGAVLPVVPAPVAAAPLQDGPPPRRGAGLRTALSAWREPRTLLVGVIVMSAALSEGSANNWLAIAVVDGFAEPEAVAAVVFGVFVASMTAARLAGTRLIDRFGRAVVLTGSGIVSLAGLALFGLAPNLLLAAVGVVGWGLGAGLVVPIGMAAVSTDPLRAAGRVAVVSAFASVASIAAPPLIGVVAEQIGTRHALLLIAVALVAGTALSGRIDAADTVGATATVRSPATVRVPDRAAMRQDASEHVLPGEPVRRPVTLEQIVQEHQLSSQGQR; this is encoded by the coding sequence ATGTTCGAGCCCCGCGCCGACCGCGCAGCCCAGCACCCCACGCCTCGCCGACCCTCCCGGCACCCCTCCGACATCGACCTCGCCCCCGAGGTCCGCACGGCCCGCCACCAGCTGCTGGGCCTGTACCTCCTGCTCGGCCTGACGGTCTCGAGCTGGCTCGCGCGGCTCCCCTCGGTGCGCGCGTCGCTCGACCTGTCGACAGCAGAGCTCGGCACGATCCTGCTCGTCGGCGCTGTCGGCTCCTTGAGCACGGTCCTGATCGCCGGCGCCTTCGTCGCGCGATGGGGCAGCAGGACGACGCTCCTGACCGCAGCCGTCATCTTCTCCGCCGCCAACGTGCTGCTCGGGCTCGGCCCGACGGTCGGGAGCGTCGGTGTCCTGGTGCTCGGCGTCCTGCTGATGAGCATGTCCTTCGCGCTCGGCAACGTCCCGATGAACGTCGAGACGGTGGTCATCGAACGCCGGATGGGGCGCACGGTCGTCCCGCAGTTCCACGCCGCCTTCTCGGTCGGCGCGGTGCTGGGCTCGCTCGTCGGTGCGCTCGCCTCCTGGGGTCACATGCCGCTGCTCGTGCACTTCGGCGCGGTGAGCCTGCTCACGCTGGTCTGGCGGCTGCTCGCCGTACCGGGTGCGGTGCTGCCCGTCGTGCCGGCCCCGGTGGCCGCGGCCCCGCTGCAGGACGGACCACCACCCCGACGCGGCGCGGGCCTCCGCACCGCGCTGAGTGCATGGCGCGAGCCGAGGACCTTGCTCGTCGGGGTCATCGTGATGTCGGCGGCCCTCTCCGAGGGGTCGGCCAACAACTGGCTCGCGATCGCCGTCGTCGACGGCTTCGCGGAGCCCGAGGCGGTGGCGGCTGTCGTGTTCGGTGTCTTCGTCGCGTCGATGACCGCGGCCCGCCTCGCCGGGACCAGGCTGATCGACCGGTTCGGCCGGGCGGTCGTCCTGACCGGCTCGGGCATCGTCTCGCTCGCCGGGCTCGCCCTGTTCGGGTTGGCGCCGAACCTTCTGCTCGCCGCCGTCGGCGTGGTCGGGTGGGGCCTCGGCGCCGGGCTCGTGGTGCCGATCGGCATGGCCGCGGTCTCGACCGACCCGCTGCGCGCCGCCGGGCGGGTGGCGGTCGTGTCCGCCTTCGCGTCGGTGGCCTCGATCGCCGCGCCACCGCTGATCGGCGTCGTCGCCGAGCAGATCGGCACGCGGCATGCGCTGCTCCTGATCGCCGTCGCCCTCGTGGCCGGTACCGCGCTGTCGGGCCGGATCGATGCCGCGGACACGGTCGGTGCGACGGCCACGGTCCGTTCGCCGGCCACGGTCCGGGTGCCGGACCGGGCCGCCATGCGGCAGGATGCCTCCGAGCACGTCCTGCCGGGTGAGCCCGTCCGCCGGCCGGTGACCCTCGAGCAGATCGTCCAGGAGCATCAGTTGAGCAGCCAGGGGCAGCGGTGA